Proteins encoded within one genomic window of Salipaludibacillus agaradhaerens:
- a CDS encoding Crp/Fnr family transcriptional regulator gives MEKQKLKMKRFFNEISEANKELLLKNGLEINVKSGTFLFYEGDFPEHVYLVRSGKVRLSKMTSEGKEFSIHLKQKDELVGEVGLFNEMSISVTAEVIENASLVRFDRHTLEALFRENGEIAVAFMKWFARHTQSTQAKFRDLILCGKTGAIYSTLIRFSNSYGIEKPDGVFINVQLTNQDIANYIGTTRESVNRLLNDLKKAEVLSITNGYITIHRLEFLKDYLHCGDCPVEICTI, from the coding sequence ATGGAAAAACAAAAGCTAAAAATGAAGCGTTTTTTTAATGAGATTTCTGAGGCTAATAAAGAACTGTTATTAAAAAACGGTTTAGAGATCAATGTTAAAAGCGGCACGTTTTTATTCTATGAAGGTGATTTCCCCGAGCATGTCTATCTTGTAAGATCGGGCAAAGTTAGGCTGAGCAAAATGACGTCAGAAGGTAAAGAGTTTTCTATTCATCTAAAGCAAAAAGATGAACTAGTTGGAGAAGTTGGGCTGTTCAATGAAATGTCCATTAGTGTAACTGCTGAAGTCATAGAAAATGCGTCACTTGTCCGCTTTGATCGACACACATTGGAAGCGCTATTTCGAGAAAATGGTGAAATTGCTGTGGCCTTTATGAAATGGTTTGCCCGACATACCCAATCAACACAGGCTAAATTTAGAGATTTAATTTTGTGTGGTAAAACAGGCGCTATTTATTCAACTTTAATTCGTTTTAGTAATTCCTACGGGATAGAGAAACCAGACGGCGTTTTTATAAATGTGCAATTAACTAACCAAGATATTGCTAACTACATTGGTACTACAAGGGAAAGTGTCAATAGGTTGTTGAATGACTTAAAAAAAGCTGAGGTTCTTTCCATTACAAATGGTTACATCACGATTCATAGGTTGGAATTTTTAAAAGACTACTTGCACTGTGGTGACTGTCCAGTTGAAATATGCACTATCTAA
- a CDS encoding Rieske 2Fe-2S domain-containing protein, with translation MTNDDKKGRNRQKSTSDMVNLMGNVEQKDDLTYNRRAFLKTAAGASVALGLSTVPFSVRAMMGIAEDESERVEIAHVDQLPKGESLTFHYPTDNDPALLVHTMSGELVAYNSACTHLMCPVFYKKETDTLLCPCHKGYFDVNNGHPLEGPPQRELPMIHLEIDANIIYAVGRSYRHE, from the coding sequence ATGACTAATGACGATAAAAAAGGACGTAACCGGCAAAAATCAACATCAGATATGGTTAATTTAATGGGAAATGTGGAGCAAAAAGATGACTTAACATATAATCGTCGTGCCTTTTTAAAAACAGCCGCTGGCGCTTCAGTTGCGCTAGGGCTATCGACGGTTCCCTTTAGTGTAAGGGCGATGATGGGTATAGCAGAAGATGAAAGTGAGCGTGTGGAAATAGCGCATGTTGATCAGCTACCGAAAGGGGAATCCCTCACATTTCATTATCCCACAGATAATGATCCTGCTTTACTCGTGCATACTATGTCTGGTGAACTAGTAGCCTATAATTCTGCTTGTACACATCTTATGTGTCCTGTGTTTTACAAAAAAGAAACAGATACACTCCTTTGTCCGTGTCATAAAGGCTATTTTGATGTTAATAACGGACATCCGCTTGAAGGACCACCACAAAGAGAGCTCCCTATGATTCATTTAGAGATAGACGCTAATATTATTTATGCCGTAGGTAGGTCGTATCGCCATGAGTAA
- a CDS encoding NarK family nitrate/nitrite MFS transporter produces the protein MARITRWEPEDPSFWESEGKYHARRNLWISITALFLAFAVWQIWSVMATNLNDIGFNYTESELFLLTALPGLTGATLRIIYTFLVPIFGGRNWTVISTASLLIPAVGIGFAVQNPETPFWIMALLAALCGFGGGNFASSMSNISFFYPKKAKGTALGLNAGIGNLGVSAVQLLSPLVIAFALFGPLGGAPQYLGDGKEVFMQNAAFIWVLPIAFTVVAAFFGMDNLPTMKTSIKEQAVIFKNKHTWIMTWLYTMCFGSFIGYAAAFPLLTRTEFPEVNVLQIAFIGPLLGALIRPIGGWLSDKLGGAFVTFWDILLLIGSTLGVMYFYNSGNFTGFLIMFIIVFIATGIANGSTFRMIPFIFEQKEAASVIGFTSAIAAYGAFLIPSLFGWSIDVTGMANLALGIFIVYYIVSLALHWYYYSRKGAEVKC, from the coding sequence ATGGCACGAATAACGAGATGGGAACCGGAAGATCCTTCTTTTTGGGAAAGTGAAGGGAAGTATCATGCACGGAGAAATTTATGGATTTCTATTACAGCTTTATTTTTAGCATTTGCTGTTTGGCAAATTTGGTCTGTTATGGCGACTAATTTGAATGATATAGGATTTAATTATACTGAAAGTGAATTGTTTTTATTAACCGCTTTACCAGGACTGACTGGCGCAACGTTAAGAATAATATATACTTTTCTCGTTCCAATTTTTGGCGGAAGGAATTGGACTGTCATCAGTACAGCATCATTACTAATTCCCGCAGTGGGCATTGGTTTTGCTGTTCAAAATCCTGAAACACCTTTCTGGATAATGGCTCTATTAGCGGCTTTATGTGGATTTGGCGGAGGGAATTTCGCTTCCAGTATGTCAAATATTAGCTTTTTCTATCCTAAGAAAGCAAAAGGAACGGCACTTGGATTGAATGCAGGGATAGGCAATCTCGGTGTGAGTGCTGTTCAACTATTATCCCCACTGGTCATAGCCTTTGCGCTTTTTGGTCCATTAGGGGGAGCTCCACAGTATCTTGGTGATGGGAAAGAAGTATTTATGCAAAATGCTGCTTTTATTTGGGTGTTGCCTATAGCTTTTACAGTTGTGGCTGCTTTTTTTGGAATGGATAATTTGCCGACGATGAAAACGTCGATCAAAGAACAGGCTGTTATTTTTAAAAATAAGCATACATGGATTATGACGTGGTTGTATACGATGTGTTTTGGCTCCTTCATTGGCTATGCAGCAGCTTTTCCGTTATTGACACGTACAGAATTCCCAGAAGTTAATGTGCTTCAAATTGCGTTTATTGGACCATTACTCGGTGCTCTCATTCGCCCGATAGGAGGTTGGTTATCAGATAAACTTGGTGGAGCATTCGTCACGTTTTGGGATATCCTCTTGTTAATCGGAAGTACTCTTGGTGTTATGTATTTTTATAACAGCGGTAACTTTACCGGATTTCTTATTATGTTTATTATCGTATTTATTGCTACTGGTATTGCTAATGGCTCAACATTTAGAATGATCCCTTTTATTTTTGAACAAAAAGAAGCTGCTTCCGTCATTGGTTTTACTTCCGCGATAGCTGCCTATGGCGCTTTTCTAATACCGAGTTTATTTGGTTGGTCAATCGATGTGACCGGTATGGCTAATTTAGCGCTAGGTATTTTTATAGTTTACTACATTGTTAGCTTAGCACTTCATTGGTACTATTACTCTCGAAAAGGAGCAGAAGTTAAGTGTTAA
- a CDS encoding 4Fe-4S dicluster domain-containing protein — MKKVMYLEFERCIGCRACQAACRECGGHDAKERNYVEYVDFLENRQTYPMLCMQCKDPACAKVCPANAIQITEEGVVLSAMEEKCIGCRNCTFGCPFGIPKFDFEENKMYKCDMCYDRTKYDIAPMCASVCPSDAIRFIDHDEMMSLRRRRTQLNLIEGKKPSEHDKWAYVPEFFGVYSD; from the coding sequence ATGAAAAAAGTCATGTATTTAGAATTTGAACGCTGCATCGGATGCAGAGCCTGTCAGGCTGCCTGTAGAGAGTGTGGTGGCCATGATGCAAAAGAAAGAAATTATGTAGAGTATGTGGATTTTTTGGAGAATCGCCAAACGTATCCTATGCTGTGTATGCAATGTAAAGACCCAGCATGTGCAAAAGTTTGCCCTGCAAATGCCATTCAAATTACTGAAGAAGGTGTCGTTCTATCAGCGATGGAAGAAAAATGTATCGGATGCCGTAATTGTACATTTGGCTGTCCATTTGGAATTCCGAAATTCGACTTTGAAGAAAACAAAATGTACAAGTGTGATATGTGTTACGACCGTACGAAATATGATATTGCTCCTATGTGTGCGTCAGTATGTCCATCAGATGCTATTCGATTTATTGATCATGATGAGATGATGTCATTGAGACGGCGACGAACACAACTAAATCTAATCGAAGGAAAAAAACCATCTGAACATGATAAATGGGCGTATGTTCCTGAATTTTTCGGTGTGTATTCAGATTAA
- a CDS encoding alpha-amylase family glycosyl hydrolase: MRKKTLKRLLTLVVGLVILSGLSILDFSITSASAQQATDRSNSVNYSTDVIYQIVTDRFYDGDESNNPSGELYSEDCKNLRKYCGGDWQGIIDKIDDGYLTNMGVTALWISPPVENIFETIDDEFGTTSYHGYWARDYKKTNPFFGSTEDFERLIETAHSHDIKIVIDLAPNHTSPADFDNPDYAENGVLYDDGNYLGSYSDDSDLFLYNGGTDFSNYEDEIYRNLFDLASFNHINSELNNYLEDAVKKWLDLGIDGIRIDAVAHMPPGWKKAYMDTIYDHRAVFTFGEWFTGPSGNEDYTKFANNSGMSVLDFRFAQTTRNVIGNNNGTMYDIEKMLTDTENDYDRPQDQVTFLDNHDMSRFTNGGESTRTTDIGLALMLTSRGVPTIYYGTEQYMKGDGDPGSRGMMASFDENTDAYKLIQKLAPLRKSNPAYGYGTTTERWINDDVLIYERHFGENYALIAINRSLNTSYNIQGLQTEMPSNSYDDVLDGLLDGQSIVVDNKGGVNEFQMSPGEVSVWEFEAENVDKPSIGQVGPIIGEAGRTVTISGEGFGSSQGTVHFGSTSAEILSWNDTIITLTVPNNEAGYHDITVVTEDEQVSNAYEFEVLTADQVTVRFIIDNAETKLGENVFLVGNVHELGNWDPEQSVGRFFNQIVYQYPTWYYDVNVPANTDLEFKFIKIDQDNNVIWQSGANQTYSSPESGTGIIRVDW; the protein is encoded by the coding sequence ATGAGGAAAAAGACTCTAAAGAGGTTGTTAACTTTGGTAGTAGGGTTAGTTATTTTGAGTGGATTAAGTATACTAGATTTTTCTATAACAAGTGCAAGTGCACAGCAAGCAACAGATCGTTCAAATAGTGTAAACTATTCAACAGATGTCATTTATCAAATTGTAACAGATAGGTTTTACGATGGTGATGAAAGTAACAACCCATCAGGAGAACTTTATTCGGAAGATTGTAAAAACTTAAGAAAATATTGTGGTGGAGATTGGCAAGGGATAATAGATAAAATAGATGATGGTTATCTAACGAACATGGGTGTGACGGCACTATGGATCTCACCCCCAGTTGAAAATATTTTTGAAACGATTGATGATGAGTTTGGGACAACTTCTTATCACGGTTATTGGGCACGAGATTATAAGAAAACGAACCCTTTTTTCGGAAGCACAGAAGATTTTGAAAGGTTAATAGAAACTGCACATAGTCACGATATTAAAATTGTTATTGATTTAGCTCCTAACCATACATCACCTGCAGATTTTGATAATCCTGACTATGCCGAAAATGGTGTCTTATATGATGATGGTAACTATTTGGGTTCGTATTCAGATGATTCTGATTTATTTTTATATAACGGCGGAACAGATTTCTCTAACTACGAAGATGAGATTTATAGAAATTTGTTTGACTTAGCTAGTTTTAATCATATCAACTCTGAGTTGAATAATTATTTAGAAGATGCAGTGAAAAAATGGTTAGATTTAGGTATAGACGGGATTCGCATCGATGCTGTAGCTCACATGCCACCAGGTTGGAAAAAAGCTTACATGGATACTATATATGACCACAGAGCGGTATTTACTTTTGGAGAATGGTTTACTGGACCTTCTGGAAATGAGGATTACACTAAATTTGCAAATAATAGTGGCATGAGTGTATTAGATTTCCGCTTTGCTCAAACTACACGAAATGTCATCGGTAACAATAATGGAACGATGTATGATATTGAAAAGATGCTAACAGACACAGAGAATGACTATGATCGTCCTCAAGATCAAGTTACTTTTCTTGATAATCATGACATGAGTCGATTTACGAATGGTGGTGAATCAACACGGACAACAGATATTGGATTAGCCTTAATGCTTACATCTCGTGGGGTGCCTACTATTTATTATGGAACAGAACAATACATGAAAGGTGATGGAGATCCAGGAAGCAGGGGAATGATGGCATCTTTTGATGAAAATACAGATGCTTATAAGCTAATTCAAAAATTAGCACCGTTAAGAAAAAGTAATCCTGCATATGGATATGGAACAACGACAGAACGTTGGATAAACGATGATGTCCTCATTTATGAAAGACATTTTGGCGAGAACTATGCTTTAATCGCCATAAATAGAAGCTTAAATACCTCCTATAATATCCAAGGGTTACAAACAGAGATGCCATCCAATTCATATGATGATGTATTAGATGGATTATTGGATGGGCAATCAATTGTTGTTGATAACAAAGGGGGAGTTAATGAATTTCAAATGTCTCCTGGAGAGGTGAGTGTATGGGAATTTGAAGCGGAAAATGTAGACAAGCCTTCAATTGGACAAGTTGGCCCAATAATTGGTGAGGCAGGACGAACTGTTACAATAAGTGGAGAAGGTTTCGGTTCTTCGCAGGGGACTGTTCACTTTGGATCCACTTCAGCAGAAATCCTTTCTTGGAATGATACGATCATTACCTTAACTGTGCCGAACAATGAAGCGGGATACCATGATATCACTGTTGTAACAGAAGATGAACAAGTAAGTAATGCCTATGAATTCGAAGTTCTTACGGCCGATCAAGTCACAGTTCGTTTTATCATAGACAATGCAGAAACGAAGCTGGGTGAAAACGTTTTCCTTGTAGGTAACGTTCATGAATTAGGAAATTGGGATCCAGAACAATCAGTTGGGAGATTTTTCAATCAAATTGTATACCAATATCCAACATGGTATTATGATGTGAATGTTCCTGCAAATACAGACTTAGAATTCAAGTTTATTAAAATAGATCAAGATAATAACGTCATTTGGCAGAGTGGAGCTAATCAAACCTATTCTTCACCAGAAAGTGGAACTGGTATTATAAGAGTTGATTGGTGA
- a CDS encoding MFS transporter, which yields MTALEKSFYSKASMYSFIVVLTLFGLMWIGTGRFSHMDWMLFGYMVSSFVFFIGMTVRLTSWMMRPATHEMIKRSIENMKSRKRQKRNARAIAKTMVVNIILQKFIFKRGVYRGIQHWLIAWGCIGSLAITFSLTFGWMHFKLVDPETYQVVVFNIPTLKMTANGLLANMFYEGLNITASMLMIGLVMALFQRIKSKDLKVTSRAEFDLFPLYILLAVTLSGLLLTVSYKLLAGWMHPELALMHQITVVIFLIYFPFGKLFHLPVRPLATAVPMNYTEARIGDTKECAGCAERYSTDDQIADVKTILDKQAFDLKNDNGDWLADYCPACRRKIRVMSQLNLPGQKTNPVPVQTNNGIHVPGFGRKRSESFYSSMNDKGDV from the coding sequence ATGACAGCATTGGAGAAATCTTTCTATTCTAAAGCTAGTATGTATTCATTTATTGTTGTACTCACGCTATTTGGTCTTATGTGGATTGGCACAGGACGGTTTTCACATATGGATTGGATGCTTTTTGGTTATATGGTTTCGTCGTTTGTCTTTTTTATTGGGATGACAGTACGGTTGACTTCTTGGATGATGAGACCGGCTACACATGAAATGATAAAACGTTCAATTGAGAATATGAAGTCAAGAAAAAGACAAAAACGGAATGCTAGAGCCATAGCTAAAACGATGGTAGTTAACATTATTTTACAAAAGTTCATTTTTAAACGAGGGGTTTATAGAGGTATTCAACATTGGCTGATTGCTTGGGGATGTATTGGATCGTTAGCTATTACATTCAGCTTAACGTTTGGATGGATGCACTTTAAACTCGTTGATCCTGAGACTTATCAAGTGGTTGTATTTAATATTCCTACCTTAAAAATGACAGCTAATGGCCTTCTAGCCAATATGTTTTACGAGGGATTAAACATTACAGCTTCTATGCTAATGATTGGCCTCGTTATGGCTTTATTTCAGCGAATTAAGAGTAAAGATCTTAAAGTCACATCTAGAGCAGAATTTGATTTATTTCCGCTATACATCTTACTTGCAGTGACGTTAAGTGGCCTTTTATTAACTGTTTCTTACAAATTGCTCGCTGGTTGGATGCATCCAGAATTGGCACTCATGCATCAGATTACAGTCGTTATATTTCTTATTTATTTTCCTTTTGGTAAGCTCTTTCATTTACCAGTAAGGCCGTTAGCGACAGCGGTTCCGATGAATTATACTGAAGCGAGAATAGGAGATACGAAAGAATGTGCAGGTTGTGCTGAACGGTATTCTACCGACGATCAAATTGCAGATGTTAAAACGATTTTAGATAAACAAGCATTTGACCTCAAAAATGATAATGGTGACTGGCTAGCTGATTACTGCCCAGCTTGCCGCAGAAAAATTCGGGTCATGAGTCAATTGAATCTCCCAGGTCAAAAGACTAACCCAGTGCCTGTGCAAACGAATAATGGTATACATGTTCCGGGGTTCGGACGTAAAAGGTCAGAGAGTTTTTACTCATCTATGAACGATAAAGGGGATGTTTAA
- the fdhF gene encoding formate dehydrogenase subunit alpha, with protein sequence MTKFVVKPGVKNLQHEDEKLVTTHCCYCGMQCGMHIRVNKKSGNVVGVEPRYDWPVTNGKMCPKGVTAYQTVDHPNRIKTPLIKKNGKFVESTWEEALDLIEKNYKRLQSHYGKDALSVFGGVSMTNEKCYLVGKYARVALGTRYVDYNGRFCMSSAAGGFMKTLGLDRGSTLPWPELEHTDCFFMAGTNTAECHPTTIQWLWKARDKGAKMIVADPRETPTARIADVHLDLKAGTDSALANGMMHLLIKEGYVDEAYVQTRCHNFEELKEAVKAFTPEKTAMITGVDKEKIVKAATIFGRSPRSVVMFARGIEQQRKGVDNVCLYTSMALLRGQIGKFASGVATFTGQGNGQGGREHGQKADALPGYRKIDNPEHVAYVSDVWGIDPKEMPQAGVSAYEMFDHIQQGKIKAMHVICSNPAVSAPNNHYIWEGFKKLDFMVVSDFFLSETAEFADVVLPTTTWAEDEGTTTNLEGRVIRIRKVKEPVGEAKTDWEIMQLIAERMGKKSFFPYTSVSDIYEEFRLASKGGKADYYGITYDRIEKEDGVFWPCPDEKHPGSPTMFTESFATEDGKANLAVVGWEEPGETPSDDYPHILTTGRVVFHYLSGTQTRRTPFLMEQCPEPYAEIHPEMAAKYRLNNGDRVVLTTKRGDITVPVKLTKAIRRDHIFVPYHWGKELSINKLTNPALDPTSRMPEFKVCAVRMQKA encoded by the coding sequence ATGACTAAATTTGTAGTTAAACCAGGGGTGAAAAATTTACAGCATGAAGATGAAAAGCTCGTTACTACCCATTGTTGTTACTGTGGGATGCAGTGCGGTATGCACATTCGAGTGAATAAAAAATCAGGGAATGTCGTAGGTGTTGAACCGCGCTACGATTGGCCAGTGACAAATGGAAAAATGTGTCCAAAAGGGGTCACAGCTTACCAAACTGTTGATCATCCTAATCGTATTAAAACACCTCTCATCAAAAAGAATGGCAAATTTGTTGAAAGTACATGGGAGGAAGCGTTAGACCTAATTGAAAAAAATTATAAACGCTTGCAAAGTCATTATGGAAAGGACGCTTTGTCCGTATTTGGCGGTGTCTCCATGACAAATGAAAAGTGTTATTTAGTAGGGAAATATGCCCGTGTAGCTCTTGGGACCCGTTATGTTGATTATAATGGCCGTTTTTGTATGTCATCTGCAGCAGGAGGTTTTATGAAAACACTTGGCCTTGATAGAGGGTCTACTCTTCCTTGGCCAGAATTGGAACATACAGATTGTTTTTTTATGGCAGGGACAAATACCGCAGAGTGTCATCCTACAACAATCCAATGGTTATGGAAAGCAAGAGATAAAGGGGCAAAGATGATCGTAGCTGATCCCCGGGAAACACCGACTGCGAGAATTGCCGATGTTCATTTAGATTTAAAAGCTGGGACTGATTCAGCTCTTGCTAATGGTATGATGCATCTTCTGATAAAAGAAGGCTATGTGGACGAGGCATATGTTCAGACAAGATGCCATAATTTTGAGGAATTAAAAGAAGCTGTTAAGGCGTTTACTCCTGAAAAAACTGCCATGATTACTGGGGTTGATAAAGAGAAAATAGTGAAAGCAGCCACTATTTTTGGGCGTTCTCCTCGTTCGGTCGTCATGTTTGCTCGGGGAATCGAGCAGCAACGAAAAGGGGTAGACAATGTCTGTTTATATACGTCTATGGCACTGTTAAGGGGGCAGATTGGAAAATTTGCTTCCGGTGTTGCGACTTTCACTGGTCAAGGCAATGGTCAAGGAGGGAGAGAACATGGACAAAAAGCAGATGCCCTCCCCGGATATAGGAAAATTGATAATCCTGAACACGTCGCTTACGTGTCAGACGTGTGGGGCATTGATCCGAAGGAAATGCCTCAAGCAGGTGTATCAGCTTATGAAATGTTTGATCACATTCAACAAGGCAAAATTAAAGCGATGCACGTCATTTGTAGTAATCCTGCAGTATCAGCTCCGAATAATCATTACATTTGGGAGGGGTTTAAAAAATTAGATTTTATGGTTGTTTCGGACTTCTTTTTATCTGAAACAGCAGAATTTGCTGATGTGGTGTTGCCTACTACAACGTGGGCGGAGGATGAAGGGACGACCACAAACCTTGAAGGTCGTGTCATTCGTATTAGAAAAGTGAAAGAACCTGTTGGAGAAGCGAAAACAGATTGGGAGATTATGCAGTTAATCGCTGAACGCATGGGAAAAAAATCGTTCTTCCCTTATACATCAGTCAGTGATATTTATGAAGAATTCCGATTAGCATCAAAAGGTGGAAAAGCCGATTACTACGGCATTACGTATGATCGAATTGAAAAAGAAGATGGCGTATTTTGGCCGTGTCCAGATGAGAAACATCCTGGTTCACCGACGATGTTCACTGAATCATTTGCAACGGAAGATGGGAAAGCCAATTTAGCTGTTGTCGGGTGGGAAGAACCTGGTGAAACACCGTCGGATGACTACCCACACATATTGACGACAGGTCGGGTTGTCTTTCACTACTTATCAGGCACACAAACACGAAGAACACCATTTCTCATGGAACAGTGTCCTGAACCATATGCAGAAATACATCCGGAAATGGCTGCTAAGTATCGTTTGAATAATGGCGATCGGGTCGTATTAACAACAAAGCGTGGAGACATAACGGTTCCCGTAAAGTTGACGAAGGCCATTCGGCGTGACCACATTTTTGTCCCTTATCATTGGGGGAAAGAATTGTCTATTAATAAACTGACTAATCCTGCACTTGACCCTACATCACGAATGCCGGAGTTCAAAGTGTGTGCCGTCCGAATGCAAAAAGCATAA